A part of Paenibacillus sp. 481 genomic DNA contains:
- a CDS encoding glycosyltransferase family 2 protein — MNAVLIIGVLLFVSFLLIQGFYIVTTFFHAWTTRRANKAALTQSLDKSLDQISMSVLIPAYNEEKVISNCIKGMLNLHYERYEVIIINDGSTDDTLPLLHQKLELYVTDKQPSGMLAFEHVKRVYRSSLYPNFIVIDKYNGGKADSLNAGADYATGDILITLDADSILERQALHHINTCFHDRHIIAAGGMIHVGQMYDADGKPTFKGKGLLKYQVADYVTAFYVKKVTQSRFNLLTVVSGAFGAFKRELVYEINGYKKSLGEDMEVTVHIQQIIHEKYKQAKLVFLPEAVCFTEVPENFSDLTKQRIRWQKGLIDCLNMYKAAFFKQLGVKYSLFMLWEFVVLGISGKIMILLLPFIFLSQGINELTISLLIILALAQLLQRYVGFYAAAQHGYRLSFSDYMKVSLFSIIEIPTYRLLDVYYYTYGTISYFTQKNKHNWNKVKRLGNVESSSR, encoded by the coding sequence ATGAATGCGGTATTAATTATTGGTGTACTTCTATTTGTTTCGTTTTTACTCATTCAAGGCTTTTACATCGTGACGACCTTTTTCCATGCATGGACAACAAGACGAGCCAACAAAGCGGCGTTAACGCAATCATTAGATAAAAGCTTGGATCAAATTTCGATGAGCGTGCTGATACCCGCCTATAATGAAGAAAAGGTGATCTCGAATTGTATCAAAGGCATGTTAAATCTTCACTATGAACGCTACGAAGTGATTATTATCAACGATGGTTCTACAGACGATACTCTCCCCCTGCTTCACCAAAAGTTAGAACTTTATGTTACAGATAAACAACCCTCTGGCATGCTGGCTTTCGAGCATGTGAAGCGCGTTTACCGTTCGAGTTTATATCCGAACTTTATTGTGATTGATAAATATAACGGTGGCAAAGCCGATTCCCTTAATGCTGGCGCTGACTATGCCACTGGCGACATCCTGATCACACTAGATGCGGATAGTATCTTAGAGCGTCAAGCCCTACACCACATAAATACCTGCTTCCATGATCGTCACATCATTGCCGCAGGTGGCATGATCCACGTCGGGCAAATGTATGACGCTGATGGCAAGCCAACATTTAAAGGTAAGGGCCTATTAAAATATCAAGTAGCCGATTATGTAACTGCCTTTTATGTAAAAAAAGTAACCCAATCCCGCTTCAATCTGCTTACCGTCGTGTCTGGAGCCTTTGGTGCTTTTAAGCGGGAACTCGTCTATGAGATAAATGGCTACAAGAAATCGCTTGGCGAAGATATGGAAGTGACCGTTCATATTCAACAAATAATTCATGAAAAATATAAACAAGCTAAACTCGTGTTTCTACCTGAAGCCGTCTGCTTTACAGAAGTACCTGAGAACTTTAGCGATTTAACAAAGCAACGTATTCGTTGGCAAAAGGGATTAATTGATTGCCTGAACATGTATAAAGCAGCCTTCTTTAAACAACTCGGGGTAAAGTACTCACTGTTTATGTTGTGGGAGTTCGTCGTACTTGGTATTTCAGGTAAAATCATGATCCTACTGCTTCCATTTATTTTCCTGTCCCAGGGGATCAACGAACTCACAATTAGCCTGCTTATCATTCTGGCTTTAGCGCAATTGTTGCAGCGCTACGTCGGATTCTATGCAGCGGCACAGCACGGATACAGGCTAAGTTTTTCTGATTATATGAAGGTATCCCTATTTTCGATCATTGAAATTCCTACTTATCGATTGCTTGACGTCTATTACTATACGTACGGAACGATCTCCTATTTCACGCAAAAAAATAAACATAACTGGAACAAAGTAAAACGGCTTGGAAATGTAGAGTCAAGTTCGAGGTAA
- a CDS encoding MBL fold metallo-hydrolase, producing MQRNVCMTCGIQYASTTEPPTRCVICDEERQYIPARGQAWTTLEEMRDSNRYSNEIVNVEAGLYRMTTKPGFGIGQSAFIIQHDGFNLMWDCVTYFDEHTLAELRQLGGIQAIALSHPHFYSTQVEWAEALQVPIYIHIDDQRWVNRPSERIQFWSGETLELAPGLTIHRLGGHFKGGSVAHWATGNAGKGVLLTGDIIHVVADQNWVSFMYSYPNLIPLPASKVAEIAGKVKALPFDRLYNAFQLVVKHNANEAVQKSADRYIAALEGRLFDT from the coding sequence ATGCAACGAAATGTGTGTATGACTTGCGGTATCCAATATGCTTCAACTACAGAACCGCCAACGAGATGTGTCATCTGTGATGAAGAACGGCAATATATTCCTGCAAGAGGTCAAGCATGGACAACGTTAGAGGAGATGCGTGATAGCAACCGTTATTCGAATGAGATTGTCAATGTGGAGGCTGGGTTGTATCGAATGACGACGAAGCCGGGATTTGGCATTGGTCAATCGGCATTTATTATTCAACACGATGGTTTTAACCTTATGTGGGATTGTGTTACCTATTTCGATGAGCACACATTAGCAGAGTTGAGACAGCTTGGTGGTATTCAAGCGATTGCGCTTTCTCATCCGCATTTTTATTCCACGCAGGTCGAGTGGGCAGAGGCACTTCAAGTTCCGATCTATATACATATTGATGATCAAAGATGGGTGAACCGACCGAGTGAACGTATTCAATTTTGGTCAGGTGAAACATTAGAGTTAGCACCGGGTTTGACGATTCACCGCCTTGGAGGTCACTTTAAAGGGGGATCCGTCGCTCATTGGGCAACGGGCAACGCTGGTAAAGGTGTGCTCCTCACGGGTGATATTATTCATGTCGTTGCGGATCAGAACTGGGTGAGCTTTATGTACAGCTATCCGAATCTCATTCCACTTCCCGCAAGTAAAGTGGCGGAAATAGCGGGTAAAGTGAAGGCGCTGCCATTTGATCGCCTTTATAATGCTTTCCAACTTGTTGTGAAGCACAACGCGAATGAAGCGGTGCAAAAGTCGGCAGACAGATACATTGCCGCGCTTGAAGGTCGTCTTTTCGATACATAA
- a CDS encoding MBL fold metallo-hydrolase, which translates to MQQHVCTTCGVQYSSTLEPPTRCAICDEERQFIHSEGQVWTTLEQLRDSSKYSNEIVNLEAGLYRMTTKPEFAIGQSAFVIQNDGFNLLWDCITYFDEHTLAELRQLGGIQAIALSHPHYYSTQVEWAEALDVPIYIHMDDHKWVMKPSERIQFWSGETLELAPGLTLHRLGGHFKGGTVAHWANGNAGKGVLFTGDIIQVVADQDWVSFMYSYPNLIPLPANKVAEIAAKVKALPFDRLYNAFQRAVQQHANESVQKSADRYIAALEGRLFVT; encoded by the coding sequence ATGCAACAACATGTTTGTACGACATGCGGGGTGCAATACTCTTCAACTTTAGAACCCCCAACGAGATGTGCTATATGTGATGAGGAACGGCAGTTTATTCATTCAGAAGGTCAAGTGTGGACAACATTAGAACAGCTGCGTGATAGCAGTAAGTATTCGAATGAGATTGTCAATCTGGAGGCGGGGTTGTATCGAATGACGACGAAGCCGGAATTTGCCATTGGTCAATCGGCATTCGTCATTCAGAACGACGGTTTTAACCTTCTTTGGGATTGTATTACCTATTTCGATGAGCACACATTAGCAGAATTGAGACAGCTTGGTGGTATTCAAGCGATTGCACTTTCTCATCCACACTATTATTCAACTCAGGTCGAATGGGCGGAAGCGCTCGATGTTCCGATTTATATTCATATGGATGATCACAAATGGGTGATGAAACCAAGTGAACGTATTCAATTTTGGTCAGGAGAGACGCTTGAGCTGGCACCTGGCTTGACTCTGCACCGACTTGGTGGTCACTTTAAAGGTGGAACCGTCGCACATTGGGCAAATGGAAATGCTGGAAAAGGGGTACTCTTTACTGGTGATATTATTCAGGTGGTCGCAGATCAGGACTGGGTAAGCTTTATGTACAGCTATCCGAATCTTATTCCACTGCCCGCGAATAAAGTGGCGGAAATAGCTGCCAAGGTAAAGGCGCTGCCATTTGATCGCCTTTATAATGCCTTTCAGCGTGCTGTACAGCAACACGCGAATGAATCGGTACAAAAGTCGGCAGATCGATACATTGCCGCACTTGAAGGTCGCTTGTTTGTTACATAA
- a CDS encoding dicarboxylate/amino acid:cation symporter, with product MKRIGLFMRIVIAIALGIGLGLITPDWFVRIFATFNNVFGEFLSFIIPLIIVGFIIPGIGELGRGAGKLVGLTAGIVYASTIIAGFLAYAVAYFTFPMFLSATASGHAAQNPGQKLLESYFEIGMPPVFDIMTALLLAFMIGIGITVVQADGLMKVSLELKDIVSKVISTIIVPLLPIHIAGIFMNMTQAGEVAMILQVFIKVFAIILVLHFVILVLQYSVAGALNKRNPFSMLRMMLPAYFTALGTQSSAATIPVTLKQVKQLGTDEEVADFVVPLCATIHITGSTITLTSVSAAILLLNGQVLSLEVMLPFILMLGITMIAAPSVPGGGVMAALGLFTSMLGFDEAMVSLAIALYIAQDSFGTATNVTGDGAIAQIIHYFKKKSKVTAKHKAAS from the coding sequence ATGAAACGAATTGGACTTTTTATGCGCATCGTGATCGCCATTGCGCTCGGAATTGGCCTTGGGCTGATTACACCGGACTGGTTTGTCCGTATTTTTGCTACATTTAATAATGTGTTTGGAGAATTTTTGAGCTTTATCATTCCGCTTATTATTGTAGGATTTATTATTCCAGGTATTGGGGAACTAGGTCGTGGGGCGGGCAAGCTCGTCGGTTTAACGGCTGGTATTGTGTACGCTTCGACTATTATTGCAGGTTTCCTAGCCTATGCAGTCGCGTACTTTACGTTCCCGATGTTCCTCAGCGCTACAGCTTCTGGTCATGCTGCGCAGAACCCGGGGCAGAAGTTGCTGGAAAGTTATTTCGAAATAGGGATGCCGCCGGTGTTCGACATTATGACAGCTTTGCTGCTAGCCTTTATGATCGGAATCGGGATTACGGTTGTACAGGCAGACGGATTAATGAAAGTTTCACTTGAACTAAAAGATATCGTGAGTAAAGTTATTTCTACGATTATCGTGCCGTTGCTGCCTATCCATATTGCGGGTATTTTTATGAATATGACGCAAGCGGGCGAGGTCGCCATGATTTTACAAGTGTTTATTAAGGTGTTCGCGATTATTTTGGTGCTGCATTTTGTCATTCTTGTCCTGCAATATTCTGTTGCTGGCGCACTAAATAAGCGCAATCCGTTCAGCATGCTGCGGATGATGCTGCCCGCTTACTTTACAGCGTTAGGTACGCAATCTTCAGCGGCAACGATACCCGTAACATTGAAGCAGGTTAAGCAATTAGGCACGGATGAAGAAGTCGCTGACTTTGTCGTTCCACTGTGCGCAACGATTCATATTACAGGGTCGACGATTACGCTGACGTCGGTGTCAGCAGCCATCTTGCTGCTGAATGGACAAGTCCTTTCGCTGGAAGTGATGCTGCCGTTTATTTTGATGCTAGGCATCACGATGATTGCTGCGCCGAGTGTTCCAGGCGGTGGAGTTATGGCCGCACTTGGTCTATTCACATCGATGCTCGGCTTTGACGAAGCGATGGTCAGCTTGGCGATTGCGTTGTATATCGCGCAAGACAGCTTCGGCACAGCGACGAATGTAACCGGAGACGGTGCAATCGCGCAAATTATTCACTATTTTAAGAAGAAGAGTAAGGTCACTGCTAAGCACAAAGCAGCTTCATAA
- a CDS encoding cytochrome P450, whose amino-acid sequence MTNSTANAVIPGPRGWPLLGWRGNTLRFFRQPFSYSQHLYHTYGEIVSLARGSTASLFAFGPEMNNQIFTNPALYEVRPNKLFRVPPNTPLGKITRNNLLMMNGEKHKQQRRLMQPAFHRQQIQKYAEDMVSLTESMLHRWQGKAHIDLRDEMKQLTQHIAVKTLFGLHEVGELNRISELLERMQNSLFLSAIIPFNLPGMPIKGANRAAGEIDAYLQALITRKRGELEAMDVLASLVRTHDEDGYQLSDDELIGHAFTLFVAGHETTANALTWSVFLLSQHPTKLAAVLDELDSVLGGAAPTLEQLPRLKQLDYAIKESLRLMPPAIVGTRVAAEACELGGYAIAPGSSIMFSSFITHRISELYEDPHTFKPERWSSMTPTPYEYLPFSAGPHMCIGAGFASQEIKLVLAMLLQRYRFGIDPNSNISTDVTMRPVRGMPMQLLPVDHKLNYVQVKGNINQLIKFNGG is encoded by the coding sequence ATGACGAATTCCACAGCTAACGCAGTAATACCAGGACCGCGTGGGTGGCCGCTCTTAGGATGGAGAGGCAACACACTCCGATTTTTTCGCCAGCCTTTTTCGTATTCCCAACACCTGTACCATACGTATGGTGAGATCGTATCGCTAGCACGAGGAAGTACGGCATCTCTCTTTGCTTTCGGGCCTGAAATGAACAATCAAATCTTTACGAACCCTGCACTGTATGAAGTCCGTCCCAATAAATTGTTTCGCGTGCCTCCAAACACACCATTAGGGAAAATAACGCGCAATAACTTACTTATGATGAATGGGGAAAAACATAAGCAGCAGCGGCGACTTATGCAACCTGCTTTTCATCGGCAGCAAATACAAAAATACGCGGAGGACATGGTGTCATTAACCGAGTCCATGCTGCACAGGTGGCAAGGGAAAGCTCACATCGATTTAAGGGACGAAATGAAGCAGTTGACCCAGCACATTGCGGTGAAGACGTTGTTCGGTCTGCATGAAGTCGGGGAGCTGAATCGTATTTCGGAGCTACTTGAACGCATGCAAAATTCTTTATTCCTGTCTGCGATCATTCCCTTCAACTTGCCGGGTATGCCGATCAAGGGCGCCAATCGTGCGGCGGGTGAAATTGACGCGTACTTGCAAGCATTAATTACGCGTAAGCGAGGCGAGCTTGAAGCGATGGATGTATTGGCTTCGTTAGTAAGGACGCACGACGAGGACGGCTACCAGTTGAGCGATGATGAGCTGATCGGTCATGCGTTTACGTTATTCGTTGCCGGACATGAAACGACGGCTAACGCCTTAACGTGGTCGGTCTTTCTGCTCAGCCAGCACCCGACCAAATTGGCCGCTGTGCTCGACGAGCTGGACAGCGTGCTCGGCGGCGCGGCGCCAACTTTGGAACAGCTTCCACGGCTGAAGCAGCTGGACTATGCCATTAAGGAGAGTTTACGTTTAATGCCGCCAGCTATCGTCGGCACACGTGTTGCCGCCGAAGCTTGTGAATTAGGCGGCTATGCGATTGCCCCAGGCTCAAGTATTATGTTTAGCTCGTTTATTACTCATCGTATCTCCGAACTATATGAAGACCCACACACCTTTAAGCCAGAACGATGGTCATCCATGACGCCCACACCTTATGAATATCTTCCGTTTAGTGCTGGCCCGCATATGTGTATAGGTGCTGGCTTTGCCTCACAAGAAATCAAGCTTGTACTCGCAATGTTGTTGCAGCGTTATCGCTTTGGTATTGATCCGAATTCGAACATTTCAACGGATGTGACGATGCGGCCTGTGCGCGGTATGCCGATGCAGTTGCTCCCAGTCGATCACAAACTGAACTATGTACAGGTAAAAGGGAATATTAATCAGCTGATAAAATTTAATGGTGGTTAA
- a CDS encoding TetR/AcrR family transcriptional regulator, whose product MSSNLDDTDTNTNMNTELDGYQRRTERKKATIRTVAFSLFTEHGVEKVSMAQIAKKANVSPVTVYNYFGSKDELFIQSFIHYAEQEMVQFVQLVDEDSPFSTKIETLIFQRNEAAKMFSMSFLEVVLTQYEPLQQYYMELYYQRVVPLLHKLIEQGRQEGALNNNLSTESIMLYISMFKEAATKPEFYSRTNPTLLQDLTTLLFYGMVGKP is encoded by the coding sequence ATGAGTTCAAACTTGGACGATACGGATACAAACACGAATATGAATACCGAATTAGACGGCTATCAGCGCAGAACGGAGCGTAAAAAAGCGACTATCCGTACAGTTGCCTTTTCCCTTTTTACAGAGCATGGTGTAGAAAAGGTTAGTATGGCTCAAATTGCAAAAAAAGCTAACGTCTCTCCCGTCACCGTTTATAACTATTTTGGGAGTAAAGACGAGCTATTCATTCAATCTTTTATTCATTATGCTGAACAAGAAATGGTGCAATTTGTACAATTAGTGGATGAGGACAGCCCTTTTTCCACTAAAATAGAAACGCTTATCTTTCAGCGCAACGAAGCTGCCAAAATGTTCAGTATGTCATTTTTAGAAGTGGTTTTGACACAATATGAACCATTGCAGCAATATTATATGGAGCTATACTACCAACGGGTAGTCCCTTTATTGCACAAGCTAATTGAGCAAGGGAGACAAGAAGGCGCGCTCAACAACAATCTATCTACAGAATCGATTATGCTGTACATTTCCATGTTTAAAGAAGCTGCCACTAAGCCTGAATTCTACTCGCGGACGAACCCAACGTTGTTGCAAGACCTGACTACACTGCTTTTTTACGGCATGGTTGGCAAGCCTTAG
- a CDS encoding DUF1579 family protein — protein MTNHNHSPSSQHPLTPDPTLMRLNVFVGKWNTEGLIKEGPSGATVRLKATDTYEWLPGGFFLIHHVDGYMGDAEVKAIEIIGYDASSQTYTTHSFDNQGINNTYQANLLDAVWSIVGKTERFTGMFSDDGTTLTGSWERLSENSNWVPWMDIKLTKVIESDHAGVIWD, from the coding sequence GTGACAAATCATAATCATTCCCCTTCCTCGCAGCATCCTCTCACGCCAGATCCTACGCTCATGCGTTTAAATGTGTTCGTAGGCAAATGGAATACAGAAGGACTTATTAAGGAAGGGCCGTCTGGGGCTACAGTAAGATTGAAGGCAACCGATACTTACGAATGGTTACCGGGTGGCTTTTTTCTTATTCACCACGTCGATGGTTATATGGGGGACGCTGAGGTTAAAGCCATCGAGATCATCGGCTATGATGCTTCTAGCCAGACCTACACAACGCACTCTTTTGACAACCAAGGAATCAACAACACCTATCAAGCGAATTTGCTCGACGCCGTATGGTCAATCGTAGGAAAAACGGAACGTTTTACGGGTATGTTTAGTGATGACGGAACTACTTTAACGGGCAGCTGGGAGCGCTTAAGCGAGAATTCGAACTGGGTACCTTGGATGGATATCAAATTGACCAAGGTTATCGAGAGTGATCATGCAGGCGTCATATGGGACTAA
- a CDS encoding alpha/beta hydrolase codes for MDFESRVLPQLRSVLAQFPGFQLEENIEWSRSLLSNPPIEKSEHVHTTSRMIPGAAGEMLVKIYEPAQRTGTKLPAMLWIHGGGYVLGHPDMDDALCERFVQAANCIVVSVDYRLAPEHPYPAAIDDCYAGLTWMTDEAESLGIDVGRIAIAGASGGGGLTAALALMARDKGGPALIFQMPLYPMIDNRNVTASSHEITAQNATWNRTNNVEAWRMYLGKHSDDSVISPYAVPARADSLAGLPPTYTCVGQLDLFRDETIEYVTRLAQAGVDVEFHLYPGCFHVFEVFVPQAEVSQRASQSYIDAMARALNP; via the coding sequence ATGGATTTTGAAAGTCGAGTATTGCCACAACTAAGGTCGGTATTAGCACAATTTCCTGGTTTTCAATTAGAGGAAAATATAGAGTGGAGCAGGAGCTTGTTATCGAATCCTCCTATTGAGAAGTCGGAGCACGTACATACAACAAGCCGGATGATTCCGGGCGCAGCAGGTGAGATGCTGGTCAAAATTTATGAGCCTGCCCAGCGAACGGGCACGAAGCTTCCGGCCATGTTGTGGATACATGGGGGAGGTTATGTGTTGGGGCACCCCGATATGGATGATGCGTTGTGCGAACGTTTCGTACAGGCAGCGAATTGTATAGTCGTATCGGTCGATTATCGACTTGCGCCTGAGCATCCCTATCCAGCTGCTATCGATGACTGTTATGCCGGCTTGACGTGGATGACGGACGAAGCGGAGTCGCTGGGCATCGATGTGGGACGGATCGCGATTGCTGGTGCAAGCGGGGGCGGCGGACTGACCGCAGCGCTTGCTTTAATGGCTCGCGACAAAGGTGGGCCAGCGCTTATCTTCCAAATGCCGCTGTATCCGATGATCGATAATCGCAATGTGACGGCATCGAGCCATGAGATTACGGCTCAGAATGCAACGTGGAACCGGACGAACAATGTGGAGGCATGGCGGATGTACTTAGGCAAGCATAGCGACGACAGCGTGATTTCCCCCTATGCGGTGCCGGCGAGAGCGGATAGCTTGGCGGGGTTGCCGCCGACGTATACGTGTGTGGGCCAGCTCGATCTGTTTCGAGATGAAACGATCGAATATGTAACGCGCCTTGCACAGGCGGGCGTAGATGTCGAATTCCACCTGTATCCTGGCTGCTTCCACGTCTTTGAGGTGTTCGTTCCGCAAGCGGAAGTGAGCCAGCGCGCTAGCCAAAGCTATATCGATGCGATGGCGAGAGCGCTTAATCCATAA
- a CDS encoding LLM class flavin-dependent oxidoreductase, with the protein MEIGITSFVDTKPDVHTGEVISHAQRLREVVEEIILADQVGLDVFGVGEHHREDYAASSPAVVLAAAATQTKRIRLTSAVTVLSSADPVRVFQDFATLDGLSNGRAEIMAGRGSFIESFPLFGYDLKDYEELFEEHLELLLKIRASEKVTWEGGHRPAINDKGVYPRPVQNPLPVWVGSGGNQESAIRAGLLGLPLMLAIIGGNPLHFEPLVQLYKKAAAHAGHDESQLKVGAHSIGFIAEDTELAADTFFPSTQYGMNKLGKERGWSHYSRASFDAARSFDGALYVGDPETVAQKIIHLRKHVGVTRFMMYVPLSTMPHHQVMRAIELLGTEVAPRVREEIAKWEAETEHGA; encoded by the coding sequence GTGGAAATAGGAATTACTTCGTTTGTAGATACAAAGCCGGATGTTCACACTGGTGAAGTGATCAGTCACGCACAGCGATTGCGTGAAGTAGTAGAGGAGATTATTCTTGCCGACCAGGTGGGGCTAGATGTGTTTGGCGTAGGTGAGCATCACCGGGAGGATTATGCGGCCTCTTCACCAGCAGTTGTGCTGGCTGCGGCTGCAACACAGACGAAACGGATTCGGTTGACCAGTGCAGTGACTGTGCTTTCTTCAGCTGATCCTGTGCGCGTGTTTCAGGATTTTGCTACGCTCGACGGCCTTTCAAATGGGCGAGCCGAGATTATGGCGGGTAGGGGTTCTTTTATCGAGTCGTTTCCGTTGTTTGGCTATGATTTGAAAGACTATGAAGAGCTGTTTGAGGAGCATTTGGAATTGCTTCTGAAAATACGAGCGTCTGAAAAAGTAACCTGGGAAGGCGGGCATCGACCAGCAATTAACGATAAGGGCGTATATCCGCGGCCTGTTCAGAATCCTTTACCCGTATGGGTTGGCAGTGGAGGCAATCAGGAATCTGCGATCCGTGCAGGTCTGCTAGGACTGCCGTTGATGTTGGCGATCATTGGTGGAAATCCCCTACATTTCGAACCACTCGTGCAGTTGTATAAGAAAGCGGCAGCACACGCTGGTCATGACGAATCGCAGCTGAAGGTGGGAGCGCATTCGATCGGATTTATCGCAGAGGATACGGAACTAGCGGCTGATACCTTTTTTCCATCTACTCAGTATGGGATGAATAAACTTGGCAAGGAGCGGGGCTGGTCGCATTATAGCCGTGCTAGCTTTGATGCCGCGCGCAGCTTTGATGGTGCGCTGTACGTTGGTGATCCGGAAACGGTTGCTCAGAAGATCATTCATCTTCGTAAACATGTAGGAGTTACACGCTTTATGATGTATGTCCCGTTAAGCACGATGCCGCATCATCAAGTGATGAGAGCTATTGAGTTGCTAGGAACTGAGGTAGCACCTCGGGTTCGTGAAGAAATAGCGAAGTGGGAAGCGGAGACGGAACATGGAGCATAA
- a CDS encoding MFS transporter, which yields MEEVIQKDTARADQKANVPQGALVTTDSSHSSVMSRYVTLLFAIACGMSVANIYFAQPLLDHLSREFGIDHAIIGILITITQIFYGLGLFLLVPLGDLLNQRRLIIGQMLLSMIALVIVGTASTSTILFAGMALVGLLAVVTQTLVAFAATMADPAERGRVVGVVTSGIVIGILLARTISGVLTDLAGWRSVYLVSAAVLLLMVGALWRVLPNVERKITSLSYPQLLRSVLMLIAQERILRIRAMLALLIFAAFNILWTPLVLPLSAPPISLSHTAIGAFGFVGVVGALAAARAGKLADRGYGQRTTGVALSLLLLSWLFISYTEQSLFALIVGIILLDLAVQAVHVTNQSMIFTLHAEARSRLTAGYMMFYSIGSAAGSITSTYVYAHYGWSGVCLLGALVSALALLLWAMTSRVTANKATTAA from the coding sequence ATGGAAGAGGTTATACAAAAAGATACAGCCCGTGCCGATCAAAAGGCGAATGTGCCACAGGGGGCGTTGGTTACAACCGACTCCAGTCATAGTTCTGTTATGTCTCGCTATGTGACACTATTGTTTGCGATTGCCTGCGGGATGTCGGTTGCGAATATATACTTCGCACAACCCTTGCTCGATCATTTATCGAGGGAGTTCGGTATTGATCATGCCATCATTGGCATTCTGATTACGATTACGCAGATTTTTTATGGCTTGGGCTTGTTTCTACTCGTGCCGCTTGGTGATTTACTGAACCAGCGCCGCTTGATTATCGGTCAGATGTTACTATCCATGATAGCGCTAGTTATAGTAGGGACTGCCTCCACCAGTACGATTCTATTTGCAGGTATGGCTTTGGTAGGGCTGCTTGCCGTTGTCACACAGACTCTTGTGGCGTTCGCAGCGACAATGGCTGATCCTGCCGAACGAGGTCGTGTCGTAGGTGTCGTAACAAGTGGAATCGTTATCGGCATACTGCTTGCGCGAACCATATCAGGCGTATTAACCGATCTTGCGGGTTGGCGTTCTGTATATCTAGTCTCGGCTGCGGTCCTGTTGCTTATGGTGGGGGCTTTATGGAGAGTGTTGCCTAATGTTGAGCGTAAAATAACATCATTGTCCTACCCTCAGCTACTTAGGTCGGTGTTGATGTTGATTGCACAAGAACGAATATTACGTATCCGCGCTATGTTGGCCCTGCTCATTTTTGCGGCTTTCAACATTTTGTGGACGCCATTAGTCCTACCGCTTAGCGCGCCGCCCATATCATTATCGCACACTGCAATTGGGGCGTTTGGTTTCGTGGGAGTTGTCGGAGCGTTGGCGGCAGCAAGGGCGGGCAAGTTGGCAGATCGCGGATACGGACAGCGAACGACGGGCGTAGCATTATCCTTGTTATTGCTATCATGGTTGTTCATCAGTTATACCGAACAGTCGTTGTTCGCATTGATCGTGGGCATTATTTTGCTAGACTTGGCGGTGCAGGCCGTGCATGTCACGAATCAAAGTATGATCTTCACCTTGCATGCGGAGGCGCGTAGTCGGCTTACTGCGGGGTACATGATGTTCTACTCCATCGGCAGTGCGGCTGGTTCTATTACTTCGACCTACGTATATGCCCATTATGGATGGAGTGGGGTATGTTTGCTCGGGGCATTGGTGAGCGCTTTAGCACTTCTGTTGTGGGCGATGACCAGCCGCGTTACGGCTAATAAGGCTACTACTGCTGCATAA